The Erigeron canadensis isolate Cc75 chromosome 4, C_canadensis_v1, whole genome shotgun sequence genome window below encodes:
- the LOC122595394 gene encoding leucine--tRNA ligase, chloroplastic/mitochondrial, protein MMVVNQIQWTLPQPLIHHPRRGLDLSSRRRSHNQFTFFSSRNHHYFSGCNCVRSSSKNIAGNENSKGQVKAAVSVNSAAYPFDEIENKWQLYWDENRTFRTPDIHEIDTDKPKFYVLDMFPYPSGAGLHVGHPLGYTATDILARFKRMQGFNVLHPMGWDAFGLPAEQYAIQTGTHPKTTTIKNIDRFRTQLKSLGFSYDWDREISTTQPEYYKWTQWIFLQLLKRGLAYQAEVPVNWCPALGTVLANEEVVDGVSERGGHPVIRKPMKQWMLKITAYADRLLEDLDALDWPESIKEMQRNWIGKSQGAEVDFCVFSRDGQVTDDKITIYTTRPDTIFGATYLVLAPEHPLLTSVVSEAQQNIVEEYKEVSSKKSDLERTELQKEKSGVFSGCYARNPVNGEAIPIWVADYVLGSYGTGAIMAVPAHDSRDHEFALKYNIPIHWVVISDECTDDFEKPYAGEGEVINSSSSTTGFNINGLLSKEAAGKVIEWVEKTGNGNRKVNYKLRDWLFARQRYWGEPIPVVFLDDTGETVPISETELPLTLPELDDFTPTGTGDPPLSKAMSWVKTVDSSSGKPARRETNTMPQWAGSCWYYLRFMDPKNSTQLVDKKKEMYWGPVDVYVGGAEHAVLHLLYSRFWHKVLYDIGVVSTKEPFKCVINQGIILGEVQYMACRDQDGNFVSADSVDASGEHKQERIPEENVIKSGNSFVLKDNPSIRLIARAHKMSKSRGNVVNPDDVVAEYGADSLRLYEMFMGPLRDSKTWNTSGIEGVHRFLGRSWRLIVGSPLPDGTYRNQSVAVDESPSLEQLKTLHRCIEKVTDEIEATRFNTGISAMMEFVNSATKWNKLPKSIAEPFILLLSPYAPHMAEELWIRLGHSTTLAYEPFPKANPAYLKDTTITLPVQINGKTRGTVQVEITCTEDDAFKLASLDQKLSKYLDGKTVKKRVYVPGKILNLILERENSKVGSR, encoded by the exons atgaTGGTGGTAAATCAAATTCAATGGACACTTCCACAACCACTCATTCATCATCCCCGCCGGGGTCTTGATTTATCTTCTCGACGGCGTTCTCATAACCAATTCACCTTCTTTTCTTCTAGAAACCATCACTACTTTTCTGGGTGTAATTGTGTTAGAAGTAGTAGTAAGAATATCGCTGGAAATGAAAACTCAAAAGGACAAGTTAAAGCAGCTGTTTCTGTTAATTCTGCTGCATACccatttgatgaaattgaaaacAAGTGGCAGTTATATTGGGATGAAAATCGAACTTTTCGTACTCCTGATATCCATGAAATTGATACTGATAAACCTAAATTCTATGTTCTTGATATGTTCCCTTATCCCAG TGGAGCTGGTTTACATGTTGGGCATCCTCTTGGATACACAGCCACTGATATTCTTGCTAGATTTAAAAGAATGCAAGGCTTCAATGTTCTTCATCCAATGGGTTGGGATGCTTTCGGTTTACCAGCCGAGCAATACGCCATACAG ACTGGTACTCACCCAAAGACCACCACCATAAAGAACATTGACCGATTTCGAACTCAG CTTAAATCTTTAGGCTTTTCGTATGACTGGGATCGAGAAATATCTACAACACAACCTGAATACTATAAATGGACACAATGGATCTTTCTACAGCTTCTCAAAAGAGGACTGGCGTATCAG GCTGAAGTACCAGTCAACTGGTGCCCTGCTCTTGGGACCGTGTTGGCAAATGAAGAAGTGGTGGATGGTGTGAGTGAGCGTGGTGGTCATCCGGTTATAAGAAAG CCGATGAAGCAATGGATGCTCAAGATTACAGCATACGCAGACCGTCTTCTTGAAGATTTGGATGCTCTTGATTGGCCTGAGAGTATCAAGGAAATGCAGAGAAATTGGATAGGAAAATCACAAGGGGCAGAAGTGGACTTTTGTGTTTTCAGTAGAGATGGTCAAGTTACAGATGACAAAATCACAATATATACGACAAGGCCAGATACCATATTTGGAGCAAC TTATTTGGTGTTAGCACCAGAGCATCCGTTATTGACTTCTGTGGTCTCCGAGGCACAacaaaatatt GTGGAAGAATACAAAGAGGTTTCCTCGAAAAAGAGTGATCTTGAGCGAACTGAACTACAGAAAGAAAAATCTGGTGTTTTTAGCGGTTGTTATGCTAGAAATCCGGTTAATGGGGAAGCTATCCCGATATGGGTTGCTGATTACGTATTAGGGAG TTATGGCACAGGAGCAATAATGGCTGTCCCTGCACATGATTCACGTGACCATGAGTTTGCGTTAAAGTATAATATCCCAATACATTGGGTGGTAATTTCAGATGAATGTACTGATGATTTTGAAAAGCCCTATGCGGGAGAAGGTGAGGTGATAAACTCATCAAGTTCAACGACGGGGTTTAACATAAATGGGTTACTTAGTAAAGAAGCTGCTGGTAAAGTTATTGAGTGGGTTGAGAAGACTGGAAATGGAAATAGAAag GTCAACTACAAATTGAGAGATTGGCTTTTTGCACGGCAACGTTACTGGGGAGAACCGATACCTGTTGTATTTTTAGATGATACTGGTGAAACTGTTCCGATCTCTGAAACAGAACTTCCACTTACCCTCCCCGAGCTTGATGATTTCACTCCCACTGGCACAGGGGATCCCCCACTTTCAAAAGCAATGTCGTGG GTCAAGACTGTTGATTCTTCTTCTGGAAAGCCAGCGAGGCGTGAAACAAACACTATGCCACAATGGGCTGGTTCTTGCTG GTACTATCTAAGATTTATGGATCCTAAAAACTCAACGCAGTTGGTtgacaagaaaaaagaaat GTATTGGGGTCCAGTTGATGTGTACGTCGGTGGTGCTGAACATGCTGTTCTTCACTTGCTCTACTCAAGATTTTGGCACAAG GTTCTCTATGATATTGGTGTCGTGTCAACAAAAGAACCTTTTAAATGTGTCATAAACCAAGGAATCATCCTCGGAGAA GTCCAATACATGGCTTGCAGAGATCAAGATGGGAATTTTGTATCTGCAGATTCGGTTGATGCATCAGGAGAGCATAAGCAAGAAAGGATACCAGAGGAAAAC gTTATTAAATCTGGTAATTCATTCGTGTTGAAAGATAATCCTAGTATCCGGTTGATTGCTCGGGCACACAAGATGAGTAAGAGTAGGGGAAATGTCGTTAATCCTGATGATGTTGTAGCAGAGTACGGTGCAGACTCTCTTAGGCTGTACGAAATGTTCATGGGCCCACTAAG GGACTCAAAAACATGGAATACCAGTGGCATTGAAGGTGTTCATCGGTTTTTAGGGAGATCTTGGAGATTGATTGTTGGTTCACCTTTACCTGATGGAACATATAGAAATCAAAGTGTGGCAGTTGATGAAAGCCCTTCTCTGGAACAACTCAAAACTTTACATAGATGTATAGAGAAG GTGACTGATGAGATTGAGGCAACACGGTTCAATACTGGGATATCTGCAATGATGGAGTTTGTTAATTCTGCAACAAAG TGGAATAAACTTCCAAAATCAATCGCCGAACCATTCATTTTATTGCTGTCTCCATATGCACCACACATGGCTGAGGAGCTCTGGATTCGTTTGGGACACTCGACTACATTGGCTTATGAGCCTTTCCCCAAG GCAAATCCTGCTTACTTAAAGGACACCACCATAACACTGCCAGTTCAGATCAATGGTAAAACCAGGGGCACTGTACAAGTCGAAATAACCTGCACAGAAGATGATGCTTTCAAACTGGCTTCACTTgatcaaaaactttctaaatATCTTGATGGTAAAACTGTTAAGAAAAGAGTTTATGTTCCTGGAAAGATTTTGAATCTCATTTTGGAACGTGAAAACTCAAAAGTTGGTTCTCGATAA